The following DNA comes from Cellulophaga sp. HaHa_2_95.
TTATCCGCTGCAAGCGGAAATAATAGTGACATTGAAGGATTAGACGGCGTAAATCTCTTACCATATTTAAAAGGAGAAAACGCAGAAAGTCCACACGAGTTTCTCTACTGGAAAAAAGAAAACAGAGGAGCCATTAGAAATCAGGATTGGAAACTACTACGCTTTCCAGACAGACCTGCAGAATTGTACAACTTAAAAGAAGACGAATCAGAAATCAATGATTTGGCAGGCCAATATCCTGAAAAAGTAAAAGAACTTTACAAACAGTTATTTTCTTGGGAACTAACCCTAGAAAGACCTCTTTGGCAATTACGGAGAGAATTTGAAGGAAAAGCTGCCGACCGGATGGATGCTTATAGAAAAACGAATACAAAACAATAATACCATATACTATGTCATCAATAAAAGAATACAAGCTTTTTATAAACGGGGAATGGAGAACCTCAACATCAGGAGAAACTATAGATATCATTAGCCCTTCCAATGGAGAGATTGTAGCACGTGTGCAAAACGGTACTGCCGAAGAAGCTATAGAAACACTTCAATTTGCAGATAAAGCTCAAAAAGAATGGAAAAAATTACCTGCTAGAACCAGAGCAGATTTGTTATATAAGCTAGCCGATGAAATTGATGCAAATACAGAATATTTAGCAGAATTGTTAACTAAAGAACAAGGAAAGCTTTTGAAAGTAGCTCGGTTTGAAGTAGCTGTTACAGCTTCATTTATCAGATATGCTTGCGAAGGTGCACGTAGAATTGAAGGAGATATTATTCCTTCTGATAATCCGAACGAACAAATATGGATTCAAAAAGTTCCTCGTGGAGTCGTAGTTGCTATTACGGCTTGGAATTTCCCACTGGCATTAGCAGGTCGTAAATTGGGACCCGCTTTAGTTGCCGGAAATGCGATTGTAATTAAACCAACTTCTGAAACGCCTTTGGCAACTTTAGAGTTAGGAAATTTAGCAAATAAGGTAGGTATCCCTGCAGGAGTTATCAATATTCTTACAGGACCAGGTAGAGCCATGGGGAATGCCTTAGTAGAAAGTCCTATTTGCAAAATGGTCACCATGACTGGCTCTACACCGGTTGGCCAACAAATAGCACGTAATGCTGCTCAAAACTTAACACATGTTCAATTAGAGTTAGGAGGTAAAGCACCTTTTATCGTTTTTGAAGATGCCGATATTGATGCTGCTGTAGATGCCGCTTTACATTCTCGTTTTGATAATTGCGGACAAGTATGCACCTGTAATGAAAGAATGTATTTACATGAAGGCATCTATGATGTGTTTATGGAAAAATTCATAGCCAAAACAAAAGCTATAAAAGTTGGCGATCCTATGTTGGAAGATACAGATATGGGACCTAAAGTAAATGCTGCAGAATTAAAGCATATGGAGCACCTAGTAGCGGTAAGTATTCAAGAAGGTGCAACAGTTGCCACAGGAGGAAAAAGACCGGAAGGTGCCGAGTTTGAAAAAGGGTTTTGGTTTGAACCTACCGTTTTAACGAATGTGACTCAAGAAATGACTATTGTTCACGAAGAATCATTTGGGCCTATTCTACCGGTTTTAAAATTCAAAACTTTTGACGAAGTCATTGGGTATGCCAACGACTGTGAATATGGTTTGGCGGCAATGGTTTTTACCAATGATATGAATACCATCATGAAGTGTAATGATGAATTAGAATATGGTGAAATCTATGTAAACCGTGGCCATGGAGAGCAGCATCAAGGGTTCCATAATGGATATAAATTATCGGGTTCTGGTGGTGAAGATGGCAAGTATGGTTTTGAACAATACATGGAAAAGAAAACTTTTTACATTAGACATAAAGCTTAGCTAGTAATCACTTGTATTTATAGACCTAAAAAATGAGCACAGCAATAAAGAGTATCATTTCAAAACTATTTAAAGTACCCCTACCGGAAGTATTGAATGACGCAAAACATGGTGACCATACCCATTTCGAATTAATTACCACCACCATTACTTTGGAAGATGGTAGTGAAGGAACCGGCTATACGTATACCGGAGGAAAAGGTGGTCATGCCATTAAAGCAATGATAGATCATGATTTCGCCGGGGTTCTTCTAGGTAAAGATGGTACAGATATAGACGGTATCTATGATTTTATGGAGTGGCATATTCACTACGTTGGTCGTGGAGGGATAGCGTCTTTTGCCATATCTACTATTGATATTGCGCTTTGGGATATTAAATGTAAAAAAGCAGTACTTCCGCTATGGAAAATGGCTGGTGGTGCAGATAATACGTGTAAAGCATATTGTGGAGGAATAGATTTACAATTCCCGATACCTAAGCTTTTAAATAATATGAAAACCTATTTAGCAAATGGCTTTAACGCTGTTAAAATAAAAATAGGAAGAGAAAATTTAGAGGAAGATCTAGAACGCATAAAAGCGGTACGAGAATTTATTGGTCCAGAAGTAACATTCATGGTAGATGCCAATTATTCTATGTCTATTGAAAAAGCAATTAGGGCCATTGAAGGTTTTAAAAAATACAATATCACTTGGTTTGAAGAACCTATTATACCAGATGATTATAAAGGGTTTGCAGAAATAGCAGAGAAAACGGGATTCCCATTAGCTATGGGGGAAAACCTGCATACTATTCATGAATTTGAATATGCTTTTGATCAAGCAAAATTATCCTTTATTCAGCCAGATGCTTCTAATTGTGGCGGAGTTACGGGTTGGCTTAAAGCCGCACGTTTAGCAGATAATCACGGCATACCGGCATGCTCTCATGGTATGCAAGAACTACATGTAAGTTTAGTTTCTGCACAACCAAATGCGGGATGGTTGGAAGTTCATAGTTTCCCTATTGATGCATATACCACCAGACCACTCGTAGTAGAAAATTACCGTGCAGTAGCCTCTAACGAGCCTGGAACAGGGGTGGTTTTTAATTGGGAAAAACTAGCACCATATCAACAATAAAACAATCGTATGAACGTGATAAAAAGTGATTTCGGAGTTATAGAAGATAAGAAAGTAGCATTATTTACTTTAAAAAATGCTAAAGGTATGGTAGTGAAAATTACCAATTACGGAGCTACTATCACCTCCATACAACTACCCGATGCTCAAGGGGCACTGAAAGAAATTGTTTGTGGTTTTGATTCCTTAGAAGGCTATTTCTCTGATGCATATAAAAATAACTCCCCTTATTTTGGAGCTACGGTGGGCCGATATTGCTCTCAAATAAAAGATGCGAAGTTTAGTCTAAATGGTAAAACCTACGATTTAGCAGATAATTGTGGACTTAACAATTTACATGGTGGCGTTGTTGGTTTTGATAAAAGAATTTGGAGTGTTACCACCAAGGATGCGGATGCAGCTTCTATTACTATGTCTCTACAAAGTAAAGCTATGGAAGAAGGCTTTCCTGGGAACGTAAAATTAAGTGTTTCCTTTACGTTGACCGATCATAATGAGCTAAAAATTCAATACTTAGCCACCCCAGATGAAGATACTCCGTTATCGCTCACTAATCATACCTATTTTAATTTATCTGGCTTTTCTGAGAGTGTAGAAAGTCATACTGCACAAGTGCATACCAACAAGCGCTTAGCATTAGATGAAACTGGCGCCGCTACTGGAAAAATAATCAATATAGAAGGGCAACCTGATGATTTACGAGAAGAAAAACGTATTGGAGCTATTCACGAAGCCCTAAATGATGGCTTTGAACATTTTTATGTTTTTGATGAAGAGGAAGTCCCAAAGAAAGTAGCTTCAATTGCTGATAGTCAGAAACTAGTACGTTTAGATGTTTATTCTACAGAGCCCTGTATGCTTTTGTATACGGGAAAATATACTTCAGATGATTTGAAAAGAGAAAACGGAATTCAATATGGAAAATATAGAGGATTCTGTTGCGAAACACATCGATATCCTAATGGGCCTAATATTGAAGGTTCTCCTAATTCGATTACTAAAGCTGGTGAAAATTTCACGAGCACGACAGTGTTCAAATTTTCATTTTAACGATAATTAATTAACTCAAAAAATAACCAATTATGACAGAAGGAGTTTTACTGGCAATTTTTGCCGGACTAATGCTTGGGCTTTATGCCTTACCTGAAAAGTTTACCAAGGGCTTTAAATATGAAAACACTTGGAGTTTATTCTTTTTACTCACCATGTTTGTGGTACCCATCATTGCGTCGGTTACTTTAATTGATGGGTTTGCTTCCATATTTGGCAATATGCCTACAGATATTTGGATAAAAATGGGTCTTACTAGTTTTCTATGGGGCGTTGGGGTTATGATGTGGAGTAAAGCCATTAATCATATTGGTCTTTCTTTAGGTTTTTCCCTTTTTATCGGTACCATAATATTAGTAGGTTCCGTCTTACCATTTATTGAAGATGGCTTACCTCCTACCAACAAACTAACAACCATTCTACTAGGACTCTTTGTTGTTTTAATAGGAATATTTGCTAATGGAAAAGCAGGCTTTATTCGTGAAAAAGTTGAAAAGGCCAATCATGAAAATAAGGAACAAAAAGGTTCTATGGCTACAGGTATTTTAATTGCAGTTATCGGAGGTCTACTCGCCACCGGATTCAGTTATGCCAATGCAGCGGGTAGACCTTATTTACATGAAGCTAGTCAGGCTGCAGGAAATGCTGAATGGATAACAGCCGTTGCGGTAATGTTTCCTATTTTTATTAGTGGTGGTCTAGTAATGACAGCCTATTTTCTTTGGCAACTGACTACAAAAAAGGCCTGGGGAGATTTTAAAACACCTGCTTTTGGTAAAAACTTTGTACTTATACTCGTCATGGCTTTCTTTCATTATGCCGCATCTGCCCTATTCGCATTTGCAGCCTATAAATTAGGTGCATCAGGAAATACCGTTGGTTACGCCATATTTAATACTTCTTGTGTGGTAACAGCTATCATAAGTGGTATAATTACTAAGGAATGGGTCAAAGCATCGCCAAAAGCGCGCAAACTCTTATATGTTGGTTTAAGCTGTATGGTAATAGGTATCGTCATTGTTGCTTACAGCAATAGTTTAGCATAATCCTACCTTAAAAAACATTATTTTAAGAAAGCCAAATCATTTTTGATTTGGCTTTCTTATTGCTTCTTATTCCGGTTTGTAAACCCGAATCCAATCGACTTTCATGACTGTTTTTTCTTCATTAGTTACCGTAGGGTCTGTTAAAAAATTTATTCCTTGAGTTTCTCTCCAGGACTGTGCTGCGGCGCTAATAATCATATGCATCGGCTTAGTAAAACCTACTCCATTAGTATAATTTTCAGGATCTATTTCTGCAATGGGAGTTTTTCGAACTAAAACACCATCTACGTAATACGATAAATTCCAAGGGTCTTCCCATAGCACCCCATACTTATGATAATCTGCTGACCAAATGGTATTATTACCATCCGCATACCAAGTTTCAGGACCTGTTGGTTGATAATCTTGAAACGGTTCTCGAATAAATACATGATGACTCAAATGCAATCGTTTTGAGAAATAATCATTGCTTTTAGCTCCAAAGGCTTCTAAATTATCTATCTCCTCTGTAGAATCATCACTGAGCATCCATACCGCAGAAGAAAGAACAGATTCGCTGAGCTTAACACCTACCTCCATATATAAAGGATAAGTCGCCTTTGCTTTAGACGTAATACAACCGGTTTTGATAATTCCGTTATCAATAGTTGCCTTAAATAGTAATTCCCCATGTTCTATTGATGATTGTGCTGCGGTATACTTTGTTATACCTGGACCTGTCCAACCATTAAAAAATCCGTCATGCCAATCTCTAGAAAACTTTTCGGACTGCTTCCCTTCTGTATCATTAAACTCGTTAGACACCTTAGCTTGTATAGTCCATTGTTTTCCTGCTCCTGCATTTGGTAAAAATGCTACATCAGTACTTTCAGGAGCACTTAGATCATCCAATCCTGTTTTTTCCTCACCTAAAGGCTCGTTAGATACACTTTGATGTTGGCTAGAGCAACTCCCCAGAAATATACTTATCATCAAAACTCTAAAAGCATTGCCCATCGTGATTATTTTATTTTTCATCGCTAAAATTTTATAATAACTGAAGATCTCAAAAAATAAATCATACCGCGAACGGCACCACTAGACAAAAACTGAACTAAAAAAAAAGAGTTTAGGCGTTTTATATAAAACTCCTAAACTCTAAACTATCTAACACTAAAACTAACTATATCTTACAACTGAAAAATCTTCTCTAATGCAATCCATTTTTCCCCTTTTTCTGCCCATGGTAATTCTTGCTGGTAGTCCCACATGAGATTTTCCCATTCTTGCACTTTTGGATTTTGAGCATCCAATGCTGCTTTTTTATCAGGATTAAAAGTTTCATTTACTTCCATAATCATAAACATTCTATTACCTGTTAAATAGATTTGCATGTCTACGATACCAGCATCTTTTATACTCTTTGTAATTTCTGGCCAAGCTTTTCCTTCCGCATGATAGGCTTTATATTCCGCTATTAATTTAGAATCATCTTTTAGATCGCAAGAATAACAATATCTCTTTATACTCATTGGTTCTATTTTTTTGATGTATTAAAAGTTACATAACCATAGATTGTCACAACAATCAAGCAAATGAGTGGTAAAATAAAAGAAAAATTAATTTCAGGAATAAAACCTAAAACCTGCACATCTGAAAAACCAGGGCCACCCCAATCTAATATACCACCTTGCAAAACAGGCATTAATGCCCCCCCTACAATAGCCATAACCAAACCCGCTGAGCCAATCTTTGCTTCATCGCCCATATCTTTTAAGGCGATACCGTAAATGGTTGGGAACATTATGGACATAAATAAGGAGATTCCTACTAAAGAATACAAGCCTATTTCTCCTGGCAATAAAATAGCTCCTGCAGAAAAAACAACTCCCCCTAGTCCAAATAACATTAGAACCTTAGACGGGTTCATGGTTTTCATTAAAGCTGTACCTATCCATCTACCCGATAAAAATATAATCATAGCTGCTACATTATACCACGTTGCTGTTAATGCTTGATCTTCCGGTAAACTTTCGTTGATATTGTCTACATATTGAAAAATATAAGTCCAACACATAATTTGGGCCCCTACATAAAATGCTTGTGCTACAACTCCAAAAACGTAATTTTTATTGGAGAATAATTTTTGAAACGACGCTGAGAGCGACATCTTATCAGCATCTACTGTTTTAGGTATTTTAGTAAATAAGATAACTCCCATAATAACCAAAACCACTAAACCTAAAATGATATAAGGAACACTAATTATGCTTAGGTCATTTTCTCTTACTACAGCTTTCGCACTAATAGATAGGGTATCGTACACCAATTCTCCTGCTTCATTTTTATCATCGGAACGCAATGCAGAAATAACAAACTGTTGCGCAACAATCATTCCTATTAAAGAGCCTATAGGATTAAAAGCCTGGGCTAAATTTAAACGTTGCGTTGCTGTTTCTTTATCTCCTAAGGATAAAATTAAGGGATTAGAAGTTGTTTCTAAAAATGCTAACCCGCAGGTAATCACCCAAAGCGATATTAAAAAATAATTAAATTCTTGAAGAGCTGCCGCTGGATAAAACAAGAAAGCGCCAATAGCATATAATGTTAAGCCTAAAATTATTCCGGCTTTATAACTGTATTTTCTGATAAATAACGCTGCTGGTAATGCCATAAAAAAGTATCCAAAATAAAATGCAAATTGTACTAAAGAAGCTTGCATATTAGATAGTTCAGGCATTACTTTTTTAAATGCAGAAACCATAGGGTTAGTTAAATCATTGGCAATACCCCATAATGCAAATAAAGAAGTGATAATAATAAAAGGAAATAATAACTCTCGTTTTACAACTGGGGTATTTTTAGACTGACTCATATGTGGGTTGATTAATTTTAAGATCAAAAATAGAAATGACAAGGGTGCTTCAAGGCGATAAGCGTCTTAAATAATAACACAAATGTCTTTTAATCTTATTCTGTGAGTAGTGATCTATCCAAATGAACGTATCCGCCATCTACGGTTATAAATTGTCCTGTAGTATGTGATGATTTCTCTGAGATGGTAAACAAACATTGATCTGCGATTTCCGCAGGCATTGTCATTCTATTTTCTAAAGGAATTTTCTTTACAATAGCATTCAATTTCTCTTCGCCGTTTTCTAAGGTTTTTATCCAAGCATCATAGGCGGGAGTCCAACTTTCTGCAATAACTATGGCATTAGACCGAATTCCAAATTTTATTAAATCTACAGCCCACTCACGAGTTAGACCAAAAACACCTCCTTTAGAAGCTGCATAGCCAGACGTTCCTCCTTGCCCCGTAAGCGCAACTTTAGAACCTATATTTAGAATATTTCCATTTGTTTTTTTCAACATTGGAAGGCAGTATTTAGTCATGGCAAAATAACTTACCATATTTAGCTTTAAAGAGTACATAAAATCATCAATAGAAGCATCTAAACCAGCACCATCATTTACACCTACATTATTAATTAGCGCATCGATTTTACCGTATTTATTTTCTATTTTTTTAACTGCTGCTTCAATCTGAACGACATCTGATAAATCTGTTTTCACAAACAACGCATCAATTCCTTTGTCTTGTAATTCTTTCTCGTAGCCAAACCCTCTATCATTACGACAAACAATAACCGGAATTGCTCCTTCTGCAGCTAAATGTTGAACAATGGTTTCTCCAATGCTACCTTTTATACCTGCAGCACCAGTGACTACAATGATCTTATCTTTTAACTTTAAATCCATCTGCTATATTTTATAAATTGTAAAACTTTATGGCATTCAAGCCCATAATTTTGGTCTGATCATCCTGTGGTAATTGCGCAATAAAATTGGTCACTATTTCTTTTACCCTTTGATAATTTCCTGCTACCAAACATACCGGCCAATCAGAGCCAAAAAGTAACTTATCCGCTCCAAAAGCATCTAACACCCATTGCATATAGGGTTGCAGTTGTTCTGGCTTCCATGTATTATAATCTGCTTCCGTAATCATCCCTGAGAGTTTACAAAACACATTAGGCTCTTTTCCGATAGCCTCCATAAGCACAGCCCAGCCTTCAAAAAAACCATCCTTGATATACGGCTTTGCAATATGATCTATCACAAAATTGATTTTCGGAAACTTTTTCACAAACTCTAAAACAGCGCCTAATTGATGCGGAAATACAAGAATATCATACGTAAAATTATATGGCTCTAATTTTGAAATTCCGTTTAAAAAATCGGGTCTCAATAAAAAATTATGATCTGCCTCTCCTTGAACTACATGGCGAAAACCTTTAACGATAGGAAACTGATGGTAATGTTTTAACACCTCTTCAATATCATCGGCTCTAAAGTCTACCCAACCTACAATTCCTTTTATAAAATCGTTCTTAGAAGCCAAATCCATTAGAAAATCGGTTTCCATGGTACTTTGGTTTGCTTCAACTGCCACACAGCCCGCTATACCGTTTTCAAAATAGGTTTTCTTAAGACTTGCTGGCATAAAATCTTTTCTGATTACGGCCATGTCTTCGTCTATCCAACTATGTTTGTTTGGTTCGTATTTCCAAAAATGTTGATGTGAATCTATAATCATATTTACAACTTACAAAGTGCTTAAACACGCTTTAACTCCTTTTTTATCTATTGCCAATAAGGCTTCTGAAATATACTTTACCAAACCAGGATACTGGCTCAAATCTGTTCCCACAATAGCACTATTAGAAAGTGCATTCTGCACTAAATCATCTATAGTTTGTTCCTCTTTAGTAACTTTCCCCCATTCTTGACTAAAGAAGTCTAGAACCTTTACATCATCATTCACTGCTATTTTATCGCCCTTAAAATCTCCTTTATAAAAGCGTATCATACAGGCTAAAGAAAAGGCTATTCTTTTTGGAAAAACACCCTTCAGTTGCGTGTACTCTATAAACGCAGGTAGCAAACGCGCTTGAAATTTAGAAGTACTATTCAGCGAAATTGCAATAAGGAAATGTTTTAATGTTGGGTTCTTAAAACGATCTATAACGGCATTTATAAATGCATCTATTTCTGCTGTAGAAAAATTATTAAGTGTAGGTTTTATTTCGGTGGAAAGTACTTGCATCACATGATTACAAACCGCCGTATCATCCATGCTCTCTTTTACTGTACGTAAGCCTGCTAAGTAACCTACAGGCACCAAAGAAGTATGTGCTCCGTTTAAAATACGGACTTTCATTTCTCTATATGCTGATAAATCTTCTACAAACTGTACGTTTAAATTTGTTTGCGCAAAAGGGAGTTCTGCCTTTACCAAAGACGGTGCTTTGATAACCCAACTATGGTACTCTTCACCAGCTACCAGTAACTCATCTTTAAAACCTATTTGTTCTTCAATAGCTTCTTTACGATCTTCGGGAAAACCAGAAACAATTCTATCTACTAAAGTGCTACAGAAATAATTGTACTTTTCTATCCAAGCCGCAAACTCTTTTTCTAAATTCCAATGTTCTGCATATTGAAGAATCGTACTTTTTAATGCCTCTCCATTGTTTTCAATGAGTTCACAAGGTAATAAAATACAGCCTTTATCTACCGCACCATTAAAAAAATTAAATCGGTGGTACAGCCATAGTGTTAATTTTGCTGGGAACTCATGCGGAGGAAAATCAGTTTGCTTATCATGCTCCGAAAATTTGATTCCTGCCTCTGTTGTATTAGAAATAATAAACCGCATTTCTGGTTGCTCTGCTAATTGCAAGTATTTATCCCATTCTGTATAAGGTTGAATAACATCACTCACAGATTCTACTAGGGTTACTTCTGAAACTAATGTACCGTTACGAACTCCATCTAGCGCTACATGGAATAATCCATCTTGAGCTCTTAGCGCCGTGTAATCACCACGTTCTGTGGGCTTAATCACCACAATACTCCCATTAAAATCCGTCGTTTTATTTAACACATCAAACATCCAATCACAAAAGGCTCTTAAAAAATTTCCGCCTCCAAATTGCAATATCCTAGCTGGATGAACAATTGGTTTATTTGCTGTAGATCTATCTAATATTTTCATTTTCACTGCCTTTTTTTCCACTATCATCGTGCGTTTACTTTTCTTTAAATTGAAAAATAATTTATAAAGAGACTCCTCTTTTCCAAGGAATAAAGTCGTTATTCCCATGTAGTACGGCTTTTGACGCAAGCTCTCCGCTTGCTACTTTTATAATATGTTCTAATATTTTTTCACCCATAGTCGCTATGGTATCTTCTCCACTAATTACAGTACCTGCGTTGATATCAATAATATCATTCATACGTTCGTACAATTTTGTATTACTAGACATTTTTAAGACAGGCGCTACGGGGTTACCCGTTGGTGTCCCTAAACCTGTAGTAAATACTACAATATTGCATCCAGACCCTACTAAACCAGTAGTAGACTCCACATCATTGCCCGGAGTACACAGTAAATTTAATCCTGGTTTGGTCACCTGTTCCGTATAATCTAAAACCGCCACAACAGGAGAAGTTCCTCCTTTTTTAGCTGCTCCGGCAGATTTCATGGCATCGGTTATCAAGCCATCTTTTATATTTCCTGGCGATGGATTATTTTCAAAACCAGAACCAACCGCTATTGCAGCAGCCGAATAGGCACGCATTAAGTTATAGAACTTTTTCGCGTCTTTTTCTGTGGCACAACGGTTAATCATTTCTTGTTCTACCCCATTCAGTTCTGGGAACTCTGCCAATACAGGACTACCGCCTAAGGCTACCAATAAATCTGAAGCATACCCTAAGGCTGGATTAGCAGATATTCCTGAAAAACCATCAGAACCACCACACTCTAATCCTAGCACCAACTTACTTAACGGCGCTGGTTTTCGTACGATCTCATTGGCTTCTATCAACCCTAAAAAAGTAACTTTTAAGGCTTCTTCTATAAAATGTCTTTCACTTAAACTTCCTTGTTGCTCTAAATAATGTACGGGCTTATCACCATCTACATTCAACGTTTTTAACGCATTATGCAACATGGATATTTGTGCATTTTGGCATCCAAGACTTAAAATTGTAGCCCCGGCAACATTCGGATTCGCAATATATCCGGCTAATAGCTTGCAAAGCGTTTCAGAGTCTTGTCTAATGCCGCCACAACCACCGTCATGCTTTAAAAATTTTATCCCATCTACATTTGGAAACACTCTGTTCTTAGCCATTTCCTCATGAGTAGCTATGATTGGAGTCTTTAAAAGTTTCTCTCTAGATGCACCAGCCTTATAATTTCGGATTAAAGCATCGGTATCTACAGCAAAATCTTTTTTAGTTTGATATCCTAGTTTCTCAGAAAGTGCTGCCTCGAGAACATCTATATTTCTATTTTCACAAAAAGTTAATGGAATTACTAACCAGTAATTGGCGGTACCTACTTTAGCATCTTTTCTATGGTACCCATTAAAGGTGCTATTCTTAAATTTAGTAACATCTGGAGCTTTCCAAACGAACTGCTCTTTAGTATCACTAAATGATGCCGATGCATGTTTAACATTATCAACGGTAATAGCGGTGCCAGAAAGAATTTCTTTGGTTGCTTTACCAATTAAAACACCGTACATAAATAGCTTATCGCCTATGCTAAAATCATGAAGGGCAAATTTATGTTTCTGCTTAATAAGTTCTTTTAAAGTGACTTCTGTTCCTGCTACGGAAGCTACTAAGCCTTTTTCTAGGTTAGTAATCGCAACAATAATATTGTCTTTTGAGTCTATTTGAACATAGCTTTTTTGCATCTATTTAACTAAAATTTACAGTGGCTTTAATTACGCCTGTTTCTGGTTTTAACCAGCTATCAAAATTTTCAATCATTTCTGTAAAGGGAACCGAATGTGTTATAAATGATGCTGTTGGAAATTGGTCTAAAACATTGATAACATGTTCAAAATCTTCGGTTGTTGCATTTCTACTACACATTAGGGTCATTTCTTTTGCATGTATTGCGGGGTGTGTATAGGTAAGTTCTCCTTTAGATAAACCTACTAAAATAAACCGACCTCCGTGAGACATGTACGACGGACACATTTCTAAGGCTCCTTTATGACCCGAAGCATCAAAAACTGCCGTACATAAATCTCCATTTGTAATTTCGGTGATTTTTGATACAGGATCATTTGCAACATTTACCACATAATCTACGCCAATTTTATCTTTAGCATATTGTAAACGTTGTTCGTTCATATCTAGCGCAATTACTTTTGCTCCGGCAATCTGTGCTAATTTCATAATCCCAATTCCTATTGGTCCGCAACCAACTACGACCACTGTTTCTCCTGGAATTATTTGAGCTCTTCGTATTGCGTGCGCTCCAATAGCCAAAGGTTCTACGATAGCCATTTGATCATCTGATAAATTATTTGCTAGCAATAAGATATTGGTAGGAACTGTAATCATCTCTTGCATTCCTCCATCACTATGCACCCCCAACACACGTATATTTGTACAGCAATTTGTTTTATCGTTACGGCACGCTATACATTTTCCACAACTGATATAAGGCATTACTACCACCTTATC
Coding sequences within:
- a CDS encoding zinc-binding alcohol dehydrogenase family protein, coding for MKYIVCEKPGEFLLKEKEVPVRKENEALLKIKKVGICGTDLHAYGGNQAFFTYPRILGHELASEVVEIGANDRGIKAGDKVVVMPYISCGKCIACRNDKTNCCTNIRVLGVHSDGGMQEMITVPTNILLLANNLSDDQMAIVEPLAIGAHAIRRAQIIPGETVVVVGCGPIGIGIMKLAQIAGAKVIALDMNEQRLQYAKDKIGVDYVVNVANDPVSKITEITNGDLCTAVFDASGHKGALEMCPSYMSHGGRFILVGLSKGELTYTHPAIHAKEMTLMCSRNATTEDFEHVINVLDQFPTASFITHSVPFTEMIENFDSWLKPETGVIKATVNFS